The sequence below is a genomic window from Falco rusticolus isolate bFalRus1 chromosome 8, bFalRus1.pri, whole genome shotgun sequence.
AGCAAGTAGGAGTGATGGGAAAGCTGGTTTGTGAAATAGCTAGCTTTGCCAAAGGTACCTGGGTGTGATAAGCACGTTCCAAGGCTAATACTAATTGTGTCCTAAAAAGTTTGTTTTGATAGGAGCTTCTCCATGTGGCCTGTCAAAAAAAATGATGCTTGTAAACCAGCAAGAACTGTGACATCTAAGGAAACTGCATTAAAGAGGAAGCAGTTTCAGACACCAATACAGTCCCATTCTGCAGCCTGTTTTGGGGAAACTTTCTTCTCTAGCTGAGATTGAGGTGATATTAAAAGACCAAAAACTAAAGGAGGTGGACAGAAGACATTCTCACGTGCCAGGGAGATAGCTGCAgtacctgtgtgtgtgtgttttcaggtTCTAGTGGCAAAAAGATCTTGCACAACAAGGCGACGCAGCATTACATATACCTTAAGGTGGCAGCATACACTCAGGTAGTTAACCCGGAGTTGCAGATGTACTCTTACCCTATGCTAACATATAAAGGGCCTTCAAATCTCATATTTGATATATAGTCACTTCCATGTTAGTCTTGGCTGAAACATTAGCAGAacttaaaatgtgtattatCTGCATAACACTAATATAAACTGCTGTAAAACAACATTAAAGAGgtaaaaaccccacaaaccaaaccctTATGGCTAACAACAAGTTCCTAAGAGTTTAGAAGGTGTGTCACTGGATTTTGAGCAACACACAAACACCCTTTCACGTGTATATGAGTCCAGAGACTAAAGTCCATGAGTTCAGCCCATCCCAAAGGCCGGGATGAAAAAAGATATCCATCAGGAGAAAGTAAAGCTAAAGTACAGAGTTGAGTGCCAAGGTTGTACACTGGGAACAGGACAGCAAATATCCTGTTAAGGGAATGCATGATTACTTTAAGTCTACAAATCCTGGCAGTCAAAATGTACCTCTTATTAACCATCCAAATCCTTTTTAAATTCATAGGTTTTGTCtacaaaaaatatctgctgGTGTTgataagcagattttttttacctacaaaaaaaatctgctggtGTTGAGAggcagctttttaatttttttgtgtgcacaGTGTGGAAAAGTACTcccttttgtttgcttggagCTTGCTGTTGCTACATTTCAGTGTTGGTCATAGGTCTGGTACTGGGAGAAACTGCCTATCAGTTCCCCTTTCACCCTGACTACACCTTTCAGGATTTTATAGACCTCTGTCATTGTTCTTTTCATAGGTTTAGCTGTACGGTTTATTCCCCCTCTGCTTGTCTAGACTGAGTGCCAAGTTTGAATCctctttaaaatgcttcatttttactgtgtgaggttcagctttttctgaaaaataagccCCATTTCGCTGTTTTGCAAGGTCAGTATCTGAAAAACTTACCTAACAGGAAtagttatttctaaaaatagaaGCTATGATGTTACTCTGCAAATGACCTACTATATTTGAAtacacattgaaaaaaatctgaaataaactcaacattcattttttaagaataaagtaACCCAActtatactttatttttatgatgtcAGCTGATACTTTAGGTAAGTAGCATCACTGGCCTGGGGTATGCAAAAAGAATGCCACGAGCTGGAAAAATGGGCCAACAGTGGCATTGTGAAGGTcagcaaaggcaaaagcaaagtTCTGCCACTGGAATGGGATAACCCCATGCCACAGGACAGGCTGTACTCCAGCtggacagctctgcagcaaatgACCCGGGGTCCTCTTGGACAAAAGGTGACTATGAGTCAGTAGTGTGCCATTGCAGCCACAGAAGCAATAGCATCCTGGACTATAGGAGTACGAGTGCAGCCAGCAGACAGGGAGATGACACTTCTCATCTGTTCAGCATTTGGGAGACATCTGAAGACATGTACCCAGTTTTGGGCTCTCCAGTACAAGAAATACATCAATgtgctggagcaagtccagcaaAAGCCAACAAGATGGTTAGGAACTGGGGACACAGGATCAATGGGGAGTTTCCCAGAGCTAATTCCATATACAACACCTTCTCCATCTTTATACTGTGCTATTCAGGTGCCTTCACTGAAACCAGTGCTGCCTCCactttgcaaagcaaaagcagtttgaaatCCTTCTGCTATcacccacagaaacaaaactaacaaaaccTGTGTTGCAACATTTCAGAGTATGTAAAAACCTGCAAGAAtgacacaaacaaaaacagagcATGACCCACCTGAGGCAGCTTCTTGTGAGCACAGTTTACTCCACTAACCATAATCATGTTGGGCATCAATGGTTTTGGATAGTGTAAAACAAAGTCTAGCTTCATGAGCCAAATGGAAGCCTGGCGTAAGAGATCCGGCACAGTCACATCCCGCCCAAGGAACTCAGAAGCCAGTTTTGCATATGGTTGAAAGACAaaatcacagagaaaataatttggaaattcAAAGATTAGGTTTTTCACCCGCTGGAGAAAGTTCATGCGGTCTGTAAGATCTGTAAATGCCCTAGGGACATAAGAAGGGGGATTGGGACACTGAGTGGCTACAGATTCTAAACCACAAGGTATCAGCTGCAAGAGAAACACGGAAGGGACTGAAAGATGTTCAGCCACTATCTGCCCACATGGTAGTAGAGGGTTTGTAAAGACGGCATCAAACTTGCTCTCCTCGAGATATCTGACAAGCTCTGTGTTGTACAGTAATTGTCTACAGGTAGACAGGAACATGGCAGAGGTTTTTTTTGAATGCTGATACATTCTAATAACTCTTTCAAGAAAAGATCCTTCTTCAAATACATCCCgtgaaaatgctttgaaattttcatCCATCTCTTCCTGTGTGAAAGGGACTGGGTACATTTTCATGACAAAGTTCTTTGTTGGCTTTATGTGCAAACTGATTTCAGGTGCGACAATGACTATTTCATGTCCCTTCTGCTTGAGACCATCCAGCACTTCCCGCATGCTGAGCCAATGACTCCCATCCActggcaccaccagcagcttcccaccagcagccaaACTGAGCACAgacaggagcagaagcagcatcGCCATCACTTGTGGATAAGCGTTAAGCACCGGGGCCATTTCTGCAGGAATCTGGTGAGTGCGATCCAGAAAGCAAACCACTGGTGGCACTGAAGCCACAGCACCAGCTCCATGCTTTTAAGCAATCTCTGCTACAGGCTGTCTTTTGATCCTTACGGTATTTGCTGTGTGGTAAATGTATAATCATTGATTTGATAAAAGGATGCAAAATAAGCACTAGAGTGCAGCAATCTGTGCAGGCGATTGGTAAATGTGCTGAATGCACCACATTAAGCCCCATCTGTTTCTATTAGAAAAGCTTTGGCAGCTCTATTGCCTTTGAGCAGGACCTGCCAAGCCACCATAGCCCCTTCAGCCTTAttgtaattgatttttttatcagaTGTCACTTAGCCACCACCAAGGAAATCTTCTGAGGCCTGCCTGTAAACAGACAGTGCTTCTTAGCCTGAGAGTCCGCAGCCTGCAACATTCCTCCTGGTTCCAATTTTGGAAATACCCATGTGAAGATGCAGACAAATtcattgacaaaaaaaaagaagtggtaaGGCAGCAAGGGTGCACTGGGGCAGAAGCCTCACATGCATTTCTCAGTAAATAACAGATCCTACTAGAACAATGTGCAATGTTGTATGAATTATACTGAACTGCAAGGCTTTGACAGTCTTCAGACTTGCCTGCTGTTCTTCCATCACTTGCTAAAGGGGAAAGAGAGTACTAAGTTACACGACATTGCGCAGAATGGCTTCAAATAAACGTAGTTAAAAAGGCATCAACTGAGCACACTTTATAAGTGAAAAGGTATAGCTGCCcacacagaaaatggaaagtgaggaagaaagtgagagaaaactgatttctttcatGAGTATTTGCCTAACACATCCTAAATGGGAACGTAACTCCTATCTGCAATACAAAATTCCACCTTGTGAACACAGAAGTCTATCAGAGCATGAATTAAAAACAGAGCATGACCCACCTGAGGCAGCTTCTTGTGAGCACAGTGTACTCCTCCAATTGCAATAATGTTGGGCATCAAAGGTCTTGGGTAATCGAACACAAAATCTAACCTCAGCAGCCAAATGGAAGCCTGGCGTAAGAGATCCGGCACAGTCACATCCCGCCCAAGGAACTCAGAAGCCAGTTTTGCATACGGTTGAAAGGCAaaatcacagagaaaataatttgggatTTCAAAGATCAGGTTCCTCACCCGCTGGAGAAAGTTCATGTGGTCTGTATGCTCTGTAAATGCCCTAGGGACATAAGAAGGGGGGTTGGGACACTGAGTGGCTTCAAAATCTAAACCACAAGGTATTCCTCgtaaaaaatacacagaagggACTGAAAGATGTTCAGCCAGTATCGGCCCACAGGGTAGTACAGGGTCTGTAAGAACAGCATCAAACTTGCTCTCCTCAAGATATCTGACAAGGTCTTTGTTGTGCAGTAAGTGTGCACAGCTGGAAACTGCCAAATCAGAGACTCTTTTCATACCTTCATATACTTTAAGAAATCTTTCAAGAAAAGATCCTTCTTGAAGTACATCTCTTAAAAATCGCTGGAAATTTTCATCCATCTCTTCCTGTGTGGAAGGGACTGGGTACATTTTCATGACAAAGTTCTCTGTTGGCTTTATGAACATAGTGATTTCAGGTGCGACGATGACTATTTCATGTCCCTTCTGCTTGAGACCAT
It includes:
- the LOC119152464 gene encoding UDP-glucuronosyltransferase 1A1-like isoform X2, translating into MAPVLNAYPQVMAMLLLLLSVLSLAAGGKLLVVPVDGSHWLSMREVLDGLKQKGHEIVIVAPEISLHIKPTKNFVMKMYPVPFTQEEMDENFKAFSRDVFEEGSFLERVIRMYQHSKKTSAMFLSTCRQLLYNTELVRYLEESKFDAVFTNPLLPCGQIVAEHLSVPSVFLLQLIPCGLESVATQCPNPPSYVPRAFTDLTDRMNFLQRVKNLIFEFPNYFLCDFVFQPYAKLASEFLGRDVTVPDLLRQASIWLMKLDFVLHYPKPLMPNMIMVSGVNCAHKKLPQEFEAIVNASGEHGIIVFSLGSMVSEIPMKKAKEIAEALGSVPQTVLWRYTGEAPPNLPKNVKLVKWLPQNDLLAHPKTRAFITHGGSHGVYEGICNAVPMVLMPLFGDQMDNAKRVESRGAGVTLNILEMTSKDISAALKAVINDKKYKENIKRLSDLHLDRPIHPLDLAVHWVEFVMRHKGAPHLRPAAHDLNWIQYHSLDVIAFLLAVVLLSLFISVKCCLFCCRRCCFKKGRTRKPTKSKSH